One window of Robiginitalea biformata HTCC2501 genomic DNA carries:
- a CDS encoding restriction endonuclease subunit S, translating into MGSYTNKEGKGIPLLNGPTEFGYSHPAPTQFTNQPKKLSVQGDLLFCVRGSTTGRMNFSDQVYAIGRGLGAIRGKNSYSTRYVKYLIDFYLDRMLALCTGSTFPNLSRSDLENFLIRTPDPKQANDIAGVLSAIDDKIENNLAMNQTLEEMAMALYKHWFVDFGPFQDGEFVDSELGPIPKGWEVKGILEVADLLSGGTPKTRVSEYWGGNLNWVSAKDIGNEGTIYISETEKKISYLGLNNSSAKILPENTVIVVARGSVGKFGIISSPMAMNQSCYGLYSTSEFSQGTIYLIISNLIEEFKRKSYGSVFDTITTSTFKTTSVIYPQEKIIFYFNQIVDPLFKMIRSKVTENIMLSDLRDTLLPKLISGEVRLKEFREEVESAL; encoded by the coding sequence ATGGGATCCTATACAAACAAGGAAGGTAAGGGTATTCCTCTATTGAACGGCCCGACAGAATTTGGTTATTCACATCCTGCACCAACCCAGTTCACTAATCAACCCAAAAAGTTATCAGTCCAAGGAGATTTGCTCTTTTGTGTAAGAGGTTCTACCACCGGTAGAATGAATTTTTCCGATCAAGTTTATGCAATTGGAAGAGGCTTAGGGGCAATTCGAGGGAAAAACAGCTATTCAACTCGTTATGTTAAATACCTAATTGACTTCTATTTAGACAGAATGTTAGCACTTTGTACAGGTTCAACATTTCCAAACCTAAGTAGATCGGATTTGGAAAATTTCTTAATTCGTACACCTGATCCTAAACAAGCTAATGATATTGCAGGCGTTCTGTCCGCCATAGACGACAAAATCGAAAACAACCTGGCCATGAACCAAACCCTGGAAGAAATGGCCATGGCGCTTTACAAACACTGGTTTGTGGATTTCGGGCCGTTTCAGGATGGAGAGTTTGTGGATTCTGAGTTGGGGCCTATTCCGAAGGGGTGGGAAGTAAAAGGAATTCTTGAAGTTGCTGATTTATTGAGTGGTGGCACACCGAAAACAAGGGTTTCTGAATATTGGGGGGGGAATTTAAACTGGGTGTCTGCCAAAGACATTGGCAATGAGGGGACCATTTACATATCTGAAACGGAGAAGAAAATTTCCTATTTGGGGTTGAATAATAGTTCGGCAAAAATTTTGCCAGAAAATACCGTTATAGTTGTGGCTCGTGGATCAGTGGGGAAATTTGGAATAATATCTAGTCCAATGGCCATGAATCAATCTTGCTACGGTTTGTACTCTACAAGTGAATTTTCCCAAGGAACAATATATCTGATCATTTCGAATTTAATTGAGGAGTTTAAGAGAAAATCGTACGGCTCGGTATTTGATACGATTACTACTTCAACATTTAAGACCACCTCTGTCATCTATCCTCAAGAAAAAATAATCTTTTACTTTAATCAAATTGTAGATCCTTTATTCAAAATGATCAGGTCCAAAGTAACTGAAAATATAATGTTGAGCGATCTCCGAGATACCCTACTTCCTAAACTCATCTCCGGAGAGGTTCGCTTAAAAGAATTCCGGGAAGAAGTAGAATCTGCACTATGA
- a CDS encoding type I restriction endonuclease subunit R, whose product MTRESNIEQATIEWLEDLGYPYLPGEELAENFKEVVLKKDLRGFLEKAYPGLPLEVYDLAVGEFTNNAGVDLDHRNRSFHLKLTKGLELPYENSKGEEKAIHMYPLDYENPDNNTYRVVNQFSVTGKNVRRPDVIVFINGLPLVLFELKNWYDEKTSIKEAFNQIGHYKKDIPELFEYNALTVISDGNEAQHGMFSSSLEWFAPWKSIDGRTTVADGDFQMHTLLFGLFPKERLLNYIKNFIFHEDHNGTLIKKGAKYHQFFGVNFAVDAAKRAVRPYGDGRIGVIWHTQGSGKSISMAMYTGILRSLPELKNPTIVVQVDRSDLDFQLYENFVLAKDLVGEVSHAESTDELRSLLSAGAGGVIFTTIEKFRLKLGYEDTEGEEEHPVLSERENVIVMADEAHRTQYGLLDGFASNLRKALPNASFIGFTGTPIDKKDADTEAVFGSVIHTYDIQQAVADKATVNIYYEPRLAKLHLWNEDIDEEVAAITETDEEDGNMNWAAIEDAAGAADRVKELASDILRHFTLRTETLEGKAMIVCMSRRNCVKMYDALTALEGCPEIAVVMTGNISKDPKEWNPHIRTKEAKEALKKRFRDPKDPLKMVIVRDMWLTGFDAPCVHTMYVDKIMRGHNLMQAITRTNRVFRDKDNGVIVDYIGIGDNLRNAARKYTQGGGKGKPTIDMKQALELFNDQIEACLQYIPGDIDYSPWKRLREGDKLLLVKTAVNAIVPSDEDSQNFMLGEKKLSGLLSIVKNQPVIQDKAVDVLFIQHVAKAVRNAKSVRIQRENHRERVKELISQSIDSEAVVDVFAMAGIEKPDISILDETFLLGAKEEKDGHALKIELIKNILKDEIKLRLPKNIKKYTSLKEELERILERYHTNALDSYATILELVKRAQELQHEDSRTKELGLSEEELAFYDILAAKKEIISEKGPIQDIVKAVVKAVKKNLQLDWTKKENAKAQIRLAVKHELRRRVSMSELDAILQEIMEQAEGQFKDWTA is encoded by the coding sequence ATGACTCGGGAATCAAATATAGAGCAGGCCACCATAGAATGGCTGGAGGATCTGGGGTATCCGTATCTGCCGGGAGAGGAGCTGGCAGAGAATTTCAAAGAGGTGGTCCTTAAAAAGGACCTTAGAGGCTTTTTGGAGAAAGCCTATCCCGGTCTCCCACTTGAGGTCTATGATTTAGCTGTTGGGGAGTTTACAAACAATGCAGGCGTAGATCTTGACCATCGTAACCGCAGTTTTCATCTTAAGCTCACTAAAGGACTGGAGCTGCCGTATGAGAATTCCAAAGGTGAGGAGAAAGCCATCCACATGTACCCACTGGACTACGAAAATCCAGATAACAATACCTACCGGGTTGTCAATCAATTTAGTGTTACAGGAAAAAACGTCCGGCGGCCCGATGTGATAGTATTCATTAATGGGCTTCCCTTGGTGCTATTCGAGCTGAAAAACTGGTATGACGAGAAAACTTCCATCAAAGAGGCTTTCAACCAAATTGGGCACTACAAAAAAGACATTCCGGAGCTTTTCGAATACAATGCTTTGACGGTCATAAGCGATGGTAACGAGGCCCAGCATGGCATGTTCAGCTCCAGTCTGGAGTGGTTTGCGCCGTGGAAAAGTATCGACGGGCGCACCACAGTGGCTGACGGAGATTTTCAAATGCATACGCTTCTCTTTGGCCTCTTCCCCAAAGAGCGACTTTTGAATTACATAAAAAACTTCATTTTTCATGAAGATCACAACGGGACACTGATTAAGAAAGGCGCCAAGTACCATCAATTCTTCGGAGTCAACTTTGCGGTAGATGCGGCCAAACGCGCTGTGCGTCCATACGGTGATGGGCGTATTGGAGTGATCTGGCATACACAAGGAAGCGGCAAGAGCATCTCTATGGCGATGTATACCGGGATCCTCAGAAGCCTTCCAGAGCTTAAAAACCCTACCATTGTCGTCCAGGTAGACCGCAGCGACCTGGATTTTCAATTGTATGAAAACTTTGTGCTGGCTAAAGACTTAGTTGGTGAAGTATCCCATGCGGAAAGCACAGATGAACTTAGGAGTTTGCTCTCGGCCGGAGCGGGAGGCGTGATCTTTACCACTATTGAAAAGTTCCGTTTGAAATTAGGGTATGAAGATACCGAAGGAGAAGAGGAGCACCCTGTTCTTTCGGAGCGAGAAAATGTGATTGTGATGGCTGACGAGGCGCACAGGACCCAATATGGATTGCTAGACGGGTTTGCGTCCAATCTGCGCAAAGCCCTTCCAAATGCCTCCTTTATTGGATTTACCGGCACTCCTATTGACAAAAAAGATGCCGATACGGAAGCAGTCTTTGGAAGTGTTATTCACACCTACGACATACAGCAGGCGGTTGCTGACAAGGCAACGGTAAACATTTACTATGAGCCGCGCCTGGCTAAACTCCATTTATGGAATGAAGATATCGATGAGGAAGTAGCTGCCATTACTGAGACAGACGAGGAGGATGGAAACATGAATTGGGCGGCCATTGAGGATGCCGCCGGTGCAGCGGATAGGGTCAAGGAATTGGCCTCGGACATTTTAAGACATTTCACGTTGCGCACCGAAACCCTCGAAGGGAAAGCCATGATCGTTTGCATGAGTCGTCGCAACTGTGTCAAGATGTACGATGCGCTTACCGCCTTGGAAGGATGCCCCGAAATCGCCGTGGTAATGACTGGGAACATCTCTAAGGACCCGAAGGAGTGGAACCCTCATATCCGGACCAAAGAGGCCAAAGAAGCGCTTAAAAAGCGTTTCAGGGACCCGAAAGATCCGTTGAAAATGGTCATTGTCCGGGATATGTGGCTCACCGGATTTGATGCCCCATGCGTTCATACCATGTACGTAGACAAAATCATGAGAGGTCATAATCTCATGCAGGCCATCACCAGAACCAATCGGGTATTCCGGGATAAGGATAATGGCGTTATTGTCGATTACATTGGTATCGGGGATAACCTGAGGAATGCCGCCAGAAAATACACCCAGGGCGGTGGAAAAGGGAAGCCCACCATCGATATGAAACAGGCCCTGGAGCTGTTCAACGACCAGATCGAGGCCTGTCTGCAATATATCCCCGGGGATATCGACTACAGTCCCTGGAAGCGTTTGCGGGAAGGGGATAAACTCCTCCTGGTTAAAACTGCTGTAAATGCGATTGTACCCAGCGACGAAGACTCGCAAAACTTCATGCTGGGAGAGAAAAAACTCTCCGGGTTGCTGTCCATTGTGAAGAATCAGCCGGTTATTCAGGACAAAGCGGTAGATGTGCTTTTCATTCAACATGTGGCCAAAGCGGTTCGAAATGCCAAATCGGTTCGCATACAGCGCGAAAACCACCGCGAGAGGGTAAAGGAGCTCATCAGTCAGAGTATTGATTCCGAGGCGGTGGTGGATGTTTTTGCAATGGCCGGCATCGAAAAACCAGATATCTCCATCTTAGATGAAACCTTTCTTTTAGGAGCGAAAGAGGAAAAGGATGGGCATGCGCTCAAGATTGAGCTGATCAAAAACATCCTTAAAGATGAGATTAAGCTCCGCCTTCCTAAAAACATCAAGAAATATACTTCCTTAAAAGAAGAGCTCGAAAGAATCTTAGAACGCTACCATACCAATGCCCTTGACAGCTATGCAACCATATTAGAGCTGGTCAAGCGTGCGCAAGAGTTACAACACGAAGACTCGCGGACTAAGGAATTAGGCCTGTCCGAAGAAGAACTCGCCTTTTATGATATCCTGGCAGCCAAAAAAGAAATAATCTCAGAAAAAGGACCCATTCAAGATATCGTTAAGGCGGTAGTAAAAGCAGTGAAAAAGAACCTACAACTGGACTGGACCAAAAAGGAGAATGCCAAGGCTCAGATTCGGCTGGCTGTAAAGCATGAGCTACGACGCAGGGTGTCTATGAGCGAATTAGATGCCATCCTGCAGGAAATCATGGAGCAGGCTGAAGGGCAGTTTAAGGATTGGACTGCATGA
- a CDS encoding type I restriction-modification system subunit M, with amino-acid sequence MTQTKADINFEKELWNAANELRGAVAENQYKDYVLPLIFLKHMSERYEMRRDELMDAFEDEASNYYGLSEDDRNYVLEDPDEYLSKNTYIIPKKATWEFLQDNAERDNIKVLVDEAFDTLDETLGAFRPELKGILPRIFVKSQLTSRQVGGLINLLSHPKLSVKENPESDILGRVYEYYIGKFAIAEGSGAGQFFTPGSIVRLMVEMIEPYKGKIFDAACGSGGMFVQSLKFLEAHGGDKRNISIYGQERYSGTLRLCKMNLALRDLSFDVRLGDSLLQDKFPDLEADYILVNPPFNVSQWHPEDLPDKDPRLFGPKEEFTTDGNANYMWMQTFWSHLSNTGTAAVVMANGAMTTGNKGEKNVRQHMVDEGMIDAIVRLPDKLFLTTGIPACIFILSKNRDGKDGVHRERKEEILFIDMSKMGRMESRRLRVFDEADLIKAVEAYHAWRNLPNKDNAPYENQDGFCYAATLEEVQKQDYKLTPGIYVGIEEEEDDGIPFEEKLAILKAQLKEQFREGEDLKRKILDNFDQF; translated from the coding sequence ATGACCCAAACCAAAGCCGACATCAACTTCGAAAAAGAACTCTGGAATGCAGCCAATGAACTCCGCGGAGCTGTAGCCGAAAATCAGTATAAGGATTATGTGCTTCCCCTAATCTTCTTGAAGCACATGTCGGAGCGTTATGAGATGCGCCGGGATGAGTTAATGGATGCTTTCGAGGATGAGGCCTCAAATTACTACGGGCTATCTGAGGACGATAGAAACTACGTTCTTGAAGACCCAGATGAATACCTCTCAAAGAACACCTACATCATTCCCAAAAAGGCAACCTGGGAGTTTTTACAAGATAATGCCGAGCGGGATAACATCAAAGTCCTGGTGGACGAGGCTTTTGACACTCTGGATGAAACACTTGGTGCTTTCCGGCCTGAACTCAAAGGAATTTTACCGCGGATTTTTGTGAAGAGCCAGCTCACCTCTCGGCAAGTGGGTGGACTCATTAATTTGCTTTCGCACCCTAAATTGTCCGTAAAGGAAAATCCAGAGAGTGATATTCTTGGGCGCGTTTATGAATACTATATCGGGAAGTTTGCGATTGCTGAGGGATCCGGTGCGGGTCAGTTCTTCACTCCCGGCAGTATTGTTCGCTTGATGGTTGAAATGATAGAGCCTTACAAGGGTAAAATATTTGATGCTGCCTGTGGGTCCGGCGGAATGTTTGTGCAATCCCTTAAATTTCTAGAAGCGCACGGCGGAGACAAGCGTAATATTTCTATTTATGGCCAAGAACGATATAGTGGCACACTGAGACTGTGTAAAATGAATCTCGCCCTTCGTGATTTGTCCTTTGATGTCCGTTTGGGAGACTCTCTGCTGCAAGACAAATTTCCAGACTTAGAGGCTGACTATATCCTAGTGAATCCCCCATTCAACGTCAGCCAGTGGCATCCGGAGGATCTTCCGGATAAAGACCCTCGGCTCTTTGGACCTAAAGAAGAGTTTACCACAGATGGCAATGCCAACTATATGTGGATGCAGACTTTTTGGAGTCACCTAAGCAATACGGGAACTGCCGCGGTGGTGATGGCTAATGGTGCCATGACTACCGGGAATAAAGGAGAAAAGAATGTGCGCCAACATATGGTGGATGAGGGAATGATTGATGCAATTGTTCGCCTCCCAGACAAGCTCTTTCTTACTACCGGGATTCCAGCCTGTATTTTCATCCTGAGCAAAAACCGGGATGGCAAGGATGGGGTTCACAGGGAACGTAAAGAGGAGATTCTCTTTATCGATATGTCGAAGATGGGGCGAATGGAAAGCCGGCGACTGCGTGTGTTTGACGAGGCCGACCTAATAAAAGCAGTTGAGGCGTATCATGCCTGGAGAAATCTGCCTAATAAGGATAATGCTCCTTATGAAAACCAGGATGGTTTCTGCTATGCAGCTACCTTAGAAGAAGTTCAAAAACAGGATTATAAGCTTACTCCTGGTATTTATGTGGGGATAGAAGAAGAGGAGGATGACGGTATTCCGTTTGAGGAGAAGCTGGCCATTTTAAAAGCTCAATTAAAAGAGCAATTTCGTGAAGGTGAAGACTTGAAGAGGAAGATACTGGATAACTTTGATCAGTTTTAA
- a CDS encoding AAA family ATPase: protein MKIGIRNFRVFSSTQIFDIRPITILLGPNNAGKSSLTKLLLLLKNGISKLEFTKGEHNLESFSKVLNWNLGSEELVLSIYEDYQALPGLFHKVYYKGDLAYKIEICDSEEIPIACKYSKVNNDDGSKDILSFTKHTAWLSIDLKRMMDSIYDGSLLESHMLKTEDSDITSEEMEQLLKSTCKNILKADGFYLDSVTLDNLEDIFSRISRIQQENSYYFKFRSLLRTAAIRNEIKQLERDYNPFRIFLGKKEMTHLFANVIEEEINALKNGFELAPSIYRETDTFIDISTSIYNVPNRLQNELQNRIYNYLFDKEDRSIANDPIVVEYSTLGKILFSKLLGSHAFENSGNPLDSDFDDAGPTEIEFARSLFDGFGYFKFKSLFKNIDYISANRGTQKRVLLNEGETQMDEIIRDYSSRERTFKDYESKALQLFGIPGEIEVKRFENFASVVSLKGKKEINLSDLGYGYSQIVPIILRISNAIGSLATFQKKPLINEYTIIIEEPEANLHPNLQSKIADFLHLTITTFPGLQFVIETHSEYLIRKLQYLVANDSLDEKSVAIYYFNSDEYVNEKEPKVKEISITANGNLTDTFGPGFYDESTRLKFDLMRINQEQQN, encoded by the coding sequence ATGAAAATAGGAATCCGGAATTTCAGAGTTTTTTCCTCAACGCAAATATTTGATATACGTCCTATTACTATTCTTTTAGGCCCCAATAATGCGGGGAAAAGCTCATTGACCAAGCTGTTATTGCTGCTAAAAAACGGCATCTCCAAACTTGAGTTTACCAAAGGGGAACACAATCTGGAAAGCTTTTCAAAGGTGCTAAATTGGAATTTAGGTTCTGAGGAATTGGTTTTAAGCATTTACGAAGACTATCAAGCCTTGCCCGGCCTTTTCCATAAGGTTTACTATAAAGGTGATCTCGCTTATAAAATCGAGATTTGTGATTCCGAGGAAATTCCGATAGCCTGCAAATATTCTAAAGTCAATAATGATGATGGAAGTAAAGACATTCTGAGCTTCACCAAGCACACTGCTTGGTTGTCCATTGATCTGAAGAGAATGATGGATTCCATCTATGATGGCTCCCTGTTGGAATCCCATATGCTTAAAACTGAAGACAGCGATATTACTTCAGAAGAAATGGAACAATTACTTAAGTCAACGTGCAAGAATATTCTTAAGGCTGATGGATTTTATCTAGATTCTGTTACTCTTGATAACCTCGAGGATATATTCAGCAGGATATCCAGGATTCAGCAAGAGAATTCATATTATTTTAAATTCAGAAGTCTGTTACGAACTGCTGCCATTAGAAATGAAATAAAACAACTCGAGAGAGACTACAATCCATTTCGAATATTCCTCGGCAAAAAGGAGATGACCCATCTCTTTGCAAATGTGATTGAAGAAGAAATTAATGCACTTAAGAATGGGTTTGAGTTAGCCCCATCAATTTATAGAGAGACTGATACGTTTATAGACATTAGTACGTCTATTTACAATGTGCCCAACAGGCTTCAAAACGAATTGCAGAATAGAATCTATAACTATTTGTTTGATAAAGAAGATCGATCAATTGCAAATGATCCAATAGTTGTTGAATATTCCACCCTTGGTAAAATTCTATTCTCGAAGCTATTGGGATCTCATGCCTTCGAGAATTCTGGTAACCCCTTAGACTCTGATTTTGACGATGCGGGTCCCACGGAAATTGAATTTGCCCGATCACTATTTGATGGATTTGGTTATTTCAAATTCAAGAGTTTATTCAAGAACATTGATTACATCTCTGCAAACAGAGGAACTCAGAAACGGGTTCTTCTTAATGAAGGAGAAACACAAATGGATGAAATTATAAGGGACTACTCTTCCAGAGAAAGAACATTTAAGGATTATGAGTCAAAAGCACTACAGTTATTCGGAATACCCGGTGAAATTGAGGTCAAGAGATTCGAAAATTTTGCTTCGGTTGTTTCTCTTAAAGGAAAAAAAGAAATTAACCTATCAGATCTCGGGTATGGGTATTCCCAAATTGTTCCCATTATCTTACGCATTAGTAATGCCATAGGAAGTTTAGCAACATTTCAGAAGAAGCCCCTGATTAACGAATACACCATTATTATTGAAGAACCAGAGGCGAATCTTCACCCCAATCTTCAGTCTAAAATTGCTGACTTTCTTCACCTGACAATTACTACTTTTCCAGGATTACAATTTGTGATTGAAACGCATTCTGAATACCTGATCCGCAAGCTACAATATCTTGTTGCGAACGATTCGCTTGATGAAAAGAGTGTGGCCATTTACTATTTCAATAGTGATGAGTATGTCAATGAAAAGGAACCAAAGGTGAAGGAAATATCAATTACAGCCAATGGCAATCTTACGGATACCTTCGGTCCGGGGTTTTACGATGAATCCACTCGTCTGAAATTTGATCTGATGCGCATTAATCAGGAGCAGCAAAACTGA
- the mutT gene encoding 8-oxo-dGTP diphosphatase MutT, which produces MIEVTAGIIQNASKKVLITRRKAGKHLAGFWEFPGGKIEADETPEVCLAREIMEELNIGISVRSHFMDSTYDYDTKSICLKGYLADYLEGDIILTDHDQYKWVAQSELSKYEFAPADIPIVKKLMHDLELPRDIKKLKSLAKELL; this is translated from the coding sequence ATGATTGAAGTTACCGCTGGCATCATACAAAATGCATCAAAAAAGGTGCTTATAACCCGGCGAAAAGCCGGCAAGCATCTAGCGGGCTTTTGGGAATTCCCGGGAGGCAAAATTGAAGCGGATGAAACGCCGGAAGTGTGCCTGGCGCGTGAAATTATGGAGGAGCTTAACATAGGTATTTCAGTACGGTCCCATTTCATGGATTCTACTTATGATTACGATACTAAATCCATCTGTCTCAAAGGGTATCTAGCTGATTATTTAGAGGGAGATATCATCCTTACCGACCATGATCAATATAAATGGGTAGCGCAGTCAGAACTTTCAAAGTACGAGTTTGCTCCAGCAGATATTCCGATCGTTAAAAAACTGATGCATGACCTAGAACTCCCCCGAGATATCAAAAAGTTGAAATCACTTGCAAAAGAACTTCTATGA
- a CDS encoding ATP-dependent DNA helicase yields the protein MKQTKNILEFLQFSAPTADQKSALEKLEAFVSKRNKEDFFILSGAAGTGKTSITTALIGLLNHNGVHYKIAAPTGRAARILGRKARTINSTVHSLIYNAKPNPESGIIHLQPKKNEVMDYTIFIIDEASMISSVASKDDNALFQAKRSLLSDLIDFVKEGNANNKIVFLGDRNQLPPVHERVSQALSEVYLTQKFDLKGSVSILHEVKRQQDGTEILRNATLLSREIEAGGSQFALTGFAKTDIWSAVGEYARSYSSENVDRCISIGATHKMNAVFNGAVRRTLYGFGANTIEQDELLIITRQWKRNGHTLFSGDHLIVKEVFMSDLEEVAGLHFVPVKLKSKTLKGEDEYIEDYLLLESVVQPQGLTSKQENNLRHERYTKNIVYRESGNAFDDRYVGAIRATYGHSITCHKAQGGEWDKVFLNSFYMPSLRYMYTAITRAQNTLVLY from the coding sequence ATGAAACAAACGAAAAACATTCTGGAATTCCTTCAGTTCTCAGCGCCTACAGCAGATCAAAAATCCGCATTAGAGAAACTCGAGGCATTTGTTTCAAAAAGGAATAAAGAGGATTTCTTTATCCTTTCCGGAGCTGCAGGTACAGGTAAAACCTCCATCACTACAGCACTTATTGGGCTTCTGAATCACAATGGTGTTCACTATAAAATAGCAGCACCCACAGGTCGCGCTGCACGTATTCTCGGGCGAAAAGCCAGAACGATTAATAGCACCGTGCACTCACTTATTTATAATGCCAAGCCAAACCCGGAAAGCGGCATCATTCATCTACAGCCAAAGAAGAACGAGGTTATGGATTATACCATTTTTATCATCGATGAGGCATCCATGATCTCGTCGGTAGCCTCGAAAGACGATAATGCCCTCTTCCAGGCAAAAAGGTCGTTGCTTTCTGATCTTATCGATTTTGTGAAGGAGGGAAATGCAAACAACAAAATTGTCTTCTTAGGGGATCGTAATCAACTCCCTCCAGTACATGAGAGAGTATCTCAAGCACTATCTGAGGTGTATCTGACCCAGAAGTTTGACCTTAAAGGTTCTGTATCCATTCTCCATGAAGTTAAGCGTCAGCAGGACGGTACAGAGATTTTGAGAAATGCCACCCTGCTGAGCAGAGAAATTGAGGCAGGTGGCAGTCAGTTTGCCCTTACAGGATTTGCTAAAACAGATATATGGAGTGCTGTTGGGGAATATGCCAGGTCTTATAGCTCAGAAAATGTGGATCGCTGTATTTCTATCGGGGCTACTCATAAAATGAATGCTGTTTTCAATGGTGCTGTCCGACGCACCCTCTACGGATTTGGCGCAAATACGATAGAACAAGATGAGCTGCTGATTATCACGCGACAATGGAAAAGGAATGGGCATACCCTCTTTAGTGGAGATCATCTGATCGTCAAGGAAGTCTTCATGTCAGACCTGGAAGAGGTCGCTGGATTGCATTTTGTTCCCGTTAAATTAAAATCGAAAACCCTGAAAGGAGAGGACGAGTATATTGAAGATTATCTGTTGTTGGAATCCGTGGTTCAGCCACAGGGACTGACTTCAAAACAGGAGAACAACTTACGTCATGAACGCTACACCAAAAACATCGTCTATCGGGAATCTGGCAACGCATTTGACGACCGCTATGTAGGAGCCATAAGAGCAACCTACGGGCACTCTATCACCTGTCATAAGGCACAAGGAGGAGAGTGGGATAAAGTCTTTCTAAACTCGTTCTACATGCCTTCCTTGAGATATATGTACACCGCCATAACCCGAGCTCAAAACACTCTGGTGCTCTACTAA